TTAAATAGAGATAAAAAATCATTGTTCCTAAAAATAAGATACATAGAAATAAAGATATTCGAAAAACTTTCTTATTTGGAACAACAACTGCAGTTCTTGTAGAAGAACTCCCGTTCTTCTGGTGTTTGTTTATCGGACGGCTGATAACAGATACGGTTGATAATGCTTGGGGCATAATTTTATTATTTTTTAATGCAAGCTCTTAATTTAGCGCTTCGTGATTTTGGATTTTTGTTTATTTCTTCACTTGTCGCTTTTATTGATTTTTTCGTTAAAATTTCAACTTTCTTTTCTCCCTTTAAAAAATTTTTTACGATTCTGTCTTCAAGAGAATGAAAAGAAATGATAACTATTTTACCGCCTGGTTTTAAAATTTCCACTGCTTGCGGTAAGGTTTTTTTTATGTTTTCAAGCTCACTATTTACCTTTATTCTTAATGCTTGGAAGGTTCTTGTAGCGGGATGAATTTTTTCTTTGGCCTTTCCTGGTTTTACTTCTTCGATAATCCTTACAAGCTCTGTTGTTTTTAAAATTGGCTTTTTCTTCCTTTCTTCAATTATTTTTTCCGCAATTTTTCTTGAATATCTCTCTTCTCCGTAAATCCTTAAAATCTTTTCTATATCTTCTTTCTGCCATTTATTTACTATATCCATTGCAGTTATTCCCCTCTTCTCATATCTCATGTCTAAAAGTTCATCTCTTAAAAAAGAAAATCCTCTCTCTGATTTTTCTATATGCCAGGAAGAAAAACCTAGATCAAAAAGTACGCCAGATATCCTTCGATTCAACTCAGGACAAGTTTTATCTACAATCTTTTTTAAATTTTTAAAGTTATCATTTACTAAAACTAATCTTTTTTCAAACTGCTCTAATCTTTTTCTTGTCTTTTCTAATAATTCTTTGTCCAGCTCTATGCCCAATATTTTTCCTTTTGGTAGTGTCTTTTTTAAAATTTCAAAGCTGTGCCCTCCTCCGTCAAAAGTCGCATCTATAAAATTTTCATTGGGCTTTGGACTTAAATATTTAATAACTTCTTTTTTAAGGACGGACTCATGTAAGCTATTATTTACCATTAGTCATTTACTGTTTATTATTAAAGCCCCCCTATCTCAGATAACCTTTCTGCCATATTTCCAACTTCCTTTTCTGATTTTTGCTGATACTGTTTCCACCTAGTTTCATCCCAAAGTTCTATATGATTATAAAGACCAACAATTACTACTTTCTTTTTTAGGCTTGCGTATTTTTTAAGATAATCGGGAATTAAAATCCTGCCAAGATTATCAATCGAAGTTTCCATCGCACCCGACAGCATTGTTCGTTGAAATCCCCTTGCGTCTGCCTGGCCTAAAGGAAGTTTTCCTAATTTCTCTGCAAGCTTTTCCCATTCTTTTGGTGAATACAAAAATAAACATCCATCAAGCCCTCTTGTCACAATCGCTTTTTTTCCAAGTTCACGTCTGAATTTAGACGGGATTGATAATCTCTTTTTCTCATCTATTAAATATTTGTATTCACCGATAAACATAAACTATCTTAGGTTAATTATCCCCAAATATTAGTAGTTTTCCCCACCTTTTTCCACTAAAAACCACTTTAATTACATTTTATTCCACTTGAAAATTTTGTCAAGGGCTTTTTGATAAAAAATAAAAACCGCGTCCATTACAGACGCAGTCCGATTCATCTTTTATAAAAAAGTTAATAAAAGATTACTATCTTATCGGTGGTAAAACTTTTTCAATATCCCCAATCTCTTTTCTTATATAATTTTGTATTTTTTCAATTAGATCGAGATCTTCTATTAAATCATTAACTAACTTTTGTCTTTCTTCTTTCTCTTTTTCCGTAATATGGTCTTTTGTAATATCCATATCTTTTAAAGCTTTCATTTCTCTACTAACTTCTTCTTTTAAAAGTCCAAAACCATCAATAACACTATCGTTGGCTTCTTTTATTTCTTTTAACAAATTCATTCTCTTTTTTGCACGTTTTTGTAAATTATAGAGAAAATAAGTAAGAAGAATAAAAAGGGTAATGGACAAAAATAAAATTATGCTTCCGTAAATTATTTCTTCTCTTATAAATTTTCCCAAAACAACAACACCTCCTCTTTCTAGGGTTAGTGTTATTTTTTTTGACGGTGCAGAAATCTCTCCCTTTTCGTTTTTTGCTTTTGCATAAATATGATATTTACCGGGTCGCAAAAACCTGTTATGAACATAAGACCAGGTATTATCTGAATCAACTTTTATTGTCGCTATAATTGGTTCTACCCCTTCTTTTTCTATATATAAAATTATGGTTAATTTTGAATCTGCTTTTCCTTCAACAAAAAAAACTTCTGTTGAACTTAATTTTTCGGGATATGTAGTTATTTGAGGAGCTTGAACCCTCTTTATTTCTGTTTTCTTTTTAGTAGGAATAGGCACTTTTTCTTTATTTAAATTATATTCTGCTCCTTCAAGGTCTCTTAAAATATCTGTACCCTTAGCGTCGTTTGCCAAAACAGAACCTTCCTGAAAATCAAGATTAACTTTGCCAGTTGATTTTGCCCTGAAAGAAATTTCTAAAATCTCTCCGGAATTACCAGAAAATCCTGGGGCTGGCAAGCCCCCGCCGAAACTTATATTTCCTTCGTAATTTGAAAAATGAGTTGAAGAATCCCATAAAGAGAAAATAGAATTACCCCTTTCAATGTCTAAAATTTCTAATTTTTCTTTCGGAAAATTAATTATTCCCCTTGCAGAGTTTATTCTATAACCTCCTGTATTTACTTTTATTTTTACTTTAAATACTTGCTCTTCTTTGTAAACACCGGTAGCAGGATCAATATATAAAGTTGCTGCTTTTGGTTGAGCAAGAATAGTTTTTACGTCAAAAAACAAAATACACGTAGCTATCGTAATGATTATTAAAAATATTTTTTTGTTCCTCATGTTGTTTTTTATCTTTGCTCTTTGCTTAAATATCTTGATCTAAGTTTTTCCAGTTCTTCAAATTTCTCTTGAATCTTTTCTCTCGTTGCAACATTTTCGCTAAGTTTTTTATCTAAACTCAAAAGTTCATTATCAATAATCTCTTTCATATTGCCTAATCCTTCCTTCACACGTTTTTCTTCTTCTTTATCTTTCTTTCTGCCTAAGTAAATTAAGAAAATAATTATGCCTGATATAATTATCAAAAGAAGTAATAAAAGATACCAAGGAATTAAAACTCCCCTTATTGAAATACCCCTACTCCCCATAAAAGATATCCATGGCGAGACAATTTCTATTTTGATTTTTCCATCCTTCCAATTACCCGCTTTATCAAAAGCCCTTACAATAACTTGGTAGGTGCCTTTTTCTAGTTTTGGAAGCTGGTATGGACTAATTTGTTCTGAGAAAGGATATATTTCTTGCTCGCCAGGCTTGCTAAGATTTATTATCTTTACCTCATAATAATCAACTCCGGAATGAACATCTGTCGTTAAAAAAGAAATAACTGGCCGAGGACTTGAAG
This region of Candidatus Paceibacterota bacterium genomic DNA includes:
- the rsmH gene encoding 16S rRNA (cytosine(1402)-N(4))-methyltransferase RsmH produces the protein MVNNSLHESVLKKEVIKYLSPKPNENFIDATFDGGGHSFEILKKTLPKGKILGIELDKELLEKTRKRLEQFEKRLVLVNDNFKNLKKIVDKTCPELNRRISGVLFDLGFSSWHIEKSERGFSFLRDELLDMRYEKRGITAMDIVNKWQKEDIEKILRIYGEERYSRKIAEKIIEERKKKPILKTTELVRIIEEVKPGKAKEKIHPATRTFQALRIKVNSELENIKKTLPQAVEILKPGGKIVIISFHSLEDRIVKNFLKGEKKVEILTKKSIKATSEEINKNPKSRSAKLRACIKK
- the mraZ gene encoding division/cell wall cluster transcriptional repressor MraZ, translated to MFIGEYKYLIDEKKRLSIPSKFRRELGKKAIVTRGLDGCLFLYSPKEWEKLAEKLGKLPLGQADARGFQRTMLSGAMETSIDNLGRILIPDYLKKYASLKKKVVIVGLYNHIELWDETRWKQYQQKSEKEVGNMAERLSEIGGL
- a CDS encoding cohesin domain-containing protein gives rise to the protein MRNKKIFLIIITIATCILFFDVKTILAQPKAATLYIDPATGVYKEEQVFKVKIKVNTGGYRINSARGIINFPKEKLEILDIERGNSIFSLWDSSTHFSNYEGNISFGGGLPAPGFSGNSGEILEISFRAKSTGKVNLDFQEGSVLANDAKGTDILRDLEGAEYNLNKEKVPIPTKKKTEIKRVQAPQITTYPEKLSSTEVFFVEGKADSKLTIILYIEKEGVEPIIATIKVDSDNTWSYVHNRFLRPGKYHIYAKAKNEKGEISAPSKKITLTLERGGVVVLGKFIREEIIYGSIILFLSITLFILLTYFLYNLQKRAKKRMNLLKEIKEANDSVIDGFGLLKEEVSREMKALKDMDITKDHITEKEKEERQKLVNDLIEDLDLIEKIQNYIRKEIGDIEKVLPPIR